CCAATACCCACACGATCTAATAAATATGTTCACACGCCCGACCTTAGGTCGCACGTATGAAACAGATTTATTGAGACCATGTTTTTTGTTTATAATAAAATTGGTAGTTTTCTTAGCGCAAAAAACGTTTCAATACGCCGCATTTCTCTTCGGCTTTCAAGGGACAAAGATAAGAGATTTGTTGGGTATTGCCAAAAAAAGAGAGGGAATTTCTATATATGTTTGAGGAGTAGCCATTGGGTGCAAAGATAGGTTGAACTATATGGAAATGCCGAACTATAATCTCTCAATCCTACTAGAGAATTAAAAAGTAAAAATTTGCTGTCATCTGTCACATGTTTATATTTAAATATCTGATTGTGAATGAGTAGTGCTGTGACAGCAGCATGTGATAGCACGGTGACAGTACTTTTGCTGTCACACCTTTTCTTGCTTCCTCTTTTAGAAGCAAGTTCCAAGTTAGTTCCTTTGTTTGAAACTTTAGTTTCAACAAAGAGAAACTAGAGTTTCATCGGTAAAAAACTAATGGTTTCAAGCAATTGGAACTAAAGTTTCAAACAGGTGAAACTTTAGTTTCCTATGTGTGAAACTCTAGTTTCGAGCCTTGAAACTCGTCGTATCTCTACACGTTGCGATTATTTTGCCTACACGTGACGATTGCTTACGATTATTTAGCCCGCATCTATTCTTTCATTCAACTTATTATTTCGGGGCACACTACTTCATCTTTCAGTCATTATTATATCATTTCCCAGCTATTAATACCTGATTTTCCAACTATTAATAGCTGACGTTTAGAGTGTTAATACTTGACGCAATAACTGTTAATACCCTGTATGTCAGATATTAGCATCCTGCTTTTTGTATAGATGAGAGTGAGGGTAACTTTTACTCTCAGGGGGACTACCATGCTTGCTCTCATAGCTGAAACACCGATAAACAGGGGGAAAGAGAGAGGGAGTGAGGGTATGAGAGTAAATTGTGCATGAAAACTATTCCGGATAAGAAAATAGTAAGAGAAGTAGTGGCAAATAATCTTTAAGTTCTTCTCGCAAAAGTTCCATAGTCTTTTGTTTGTACCGATTGATAGATTTTACGCTAAGATTCATTTCTTCCGCAATCTCCACATGAGTTTTTCCTTCAAAGAAGCTTTTCATAAACACATTGCGATAATTCTCGGGAAGTTTGGTCAATGTTTCGTATAGCATCCTGTACAATTCATCGAGTGTATATACGCTATCCGGCTCTGATTCATAAATAGGAGCCTTCTTTTGTATATTTTCAGCATAACTCCATTCATATTCCTGATGTTTCAGAAAGTTCAGACAGCTATTTTTCACACACATTTTGATATATCCTAATGCTGTGTCCGACTGTAAGTCAAAAGAATCGGTATCCAACTTGTCCCATAATGAAGTGAACACGTCCGAAACAATATCCTGACGTATGTCTTTATCGTCAACAAACCTTTTAGCATACAGGCAGAATGGGGCGTAGTATTCCTCATAAAGTTGCTTGAAAGTCAGTTCTTTGGCCTGTTTTGAAAAAGATATTTTCATTATTTAGAGATTCTGTTGTTTTTCATTTTCGCTGCAAATATATAACAAGATAACAAGCTAATCCAAAATATGCTATTTTTTTTTGTCTTTTAGGATTGTATTGTCATTCCAATTAGATGTAGGGCGAAAAAAAATAAAAAAAGTTTGTTTTACCTGTCCTTTTTTGAAAGAGTCATTTGTATTATAAATGTAATTGCAATTAAAAAGATAAAGATGTTGAAAGAAAATATGGAAAATATGAATCCGGAATCATTGCTCCGTAGAGCGCAAATGTTGGGAGATGATATTAAAGAAATGGAGTCCATTGATGTATTGGGTGCCTATCGTCAGGCACAAGCTAAAATAATAGAGGATAGGAGAAAGAAAATGTATAATCAGTTAATGCGTTATGCTGCTTTTTTAACTATACCATTGTTGTTATCATCTTTAATACTGGGATATTTGTATTGGGGTGGAGAGGAAACAGGAGAAAAGTATGCCGAAGTAATGGCTGCCAGAGGTTCGATTATTCGTTATGAGCTCCCTGACCATTCGGTTGTTTGGCTGAATTCTGGAAGTACGTTGCGCTATCCTACAGTTTTCAAAAAAGATAATCGAAATGTGGAGTTGAAAGGAGAAGCATATTTTGAAGTTGAAGCAGACCATGAACGTCCTTTTTATGTAAATACTCCGGGTGGTTTAAGTGTTTATGTTTATGGAACAAAATTTAATGTAAATGCTTATGAAGATGATAGTTATGTTGAAACTGTATTGGAGAAAGGTAAAGTGAATGTCATTTCTCCTGATGGAAAAACAATAGCTCAGTTAGTGCCGGGAGAACAATTGCGCTATAATAAACTGGAACGAGAACTATCGAAAAACAAGGTCGACGTATATGAAAAGGTGGCATGGAAAGATGGAAAGTTGATATTCCGTAATACAGAATTAGGCGAAATCTTTGAACGTTTGGAACGACATTTTAATGTAGATATTCAGTTCAATAATATATCGGGAAAAGAATATAAATATCGTGCAACTTTCAGAAATGAAACCTTGCCTCAAATATTGGATTACCTTGCTAAATCCGCTGCTTTGAAATGGAGAACAGAAGAAGCAGTGCAGCAAGAAGATGATACGTTTACAAAGAAAAAAATAATAGTAGATTTATATTAGTAACCTTTTAAAAAAATGATAGCCTATGATATAACACAGTAATTACAAAAAAAAGGAAGAAAGCTGCTACCAACAGCTGTCTTCCCCCGATTTTTCAGATTCACGGTAAAAGAGTCTTGCAAACGCTAACCGGAATCAAACCATAGTTCATTATAGTAATAAACTTTAGTTAACCGCAAATGTATGAAAAAAAATCATTCATTTATTGCATTATATCCTAAATATGCTTTAAATCTAAAACTACCTTTAGTTATGAGGATCAGTCTGGTACTACTTTTTGCTGTGATTTTACAGCTTTCAGCTGAGAATAGCTATGCCCAGCGAACACGAATAGCTATTTCTATGTCCAATGCTACAATAGAGCAAGTGTTGAATAAAATAGAGGAAATGTCGGAGTACGTATTCCTTTATAATGATAAGACGATTCAAACGGATCGTGTCGTTTCTGTAAGTAATAAGTCAGGAAAAATATTGGATATTCTTAGTGAAATTTTCCAAGGGACGAATATTGCTTACACCGTGGTGGATAAACAGATTATCCTTTCTACAAATAAAATACAGGTTGTTCAGCAGAACCCGTTGATTCAGATAAAAGGTGTAGTGAAGGATACGAAAGGAGAACCTTTGATTGGTGTAAATATCAAGGTGAAAGGTTCGACAGTCGGCGCTATTACAGATATGGATGGGCAGTTTACACTTCAGGCAGAGAGAAATGCAGTGCTGGAGGTTTCCTATATCGGGTATACACAGCAGGAGTTGAAGGTCACGGATAATCCGAATTTAGCTATCGTGATGGTAGAAGACAATCAAGTGCTTAGTGAAGTCGTAGTGACTGCGCTGGGTATTAAACGTGAGACGAAATCTTTGACTTATAATGTGCAGGAAATGAAAGCTGCAGATTTGACGAGTGTAAAAGATGCTAACTTTATTAATAGTCTGGCCGGGAAAGTGGCAGGTGTCACGATTAATCAGAACGCTTCGGGTATAGGCGGGTCGGCACGTGTTGTTATGCGTGGTACCAAGTCTCTTTTTGGAGGAAACAACGCTTTGTATGTAGTGGATGGTATTCCTTTGGCTGATATGCGTAGCAATCAGGAAGCTAATTTCTATGAATCACCCGATGGCGGCGATAGTGATGGAATCTCCGGCATCAATCCGGATGATATTGAATCCATGTCTGTACTGACCGGTGCGGCGGCTGCGGCACTGTATGGAACACAAGGGGCAAACGGTGTGATACTGGTCACTACAAAGAAAGGAGAAGAAGGTAAACTACGGGTGAGTTATTCCAATGACACACAGTTTATGTCTCCATTTGTGATGCCTGAATTTCAAAACACATATGGTTCTCCTGAAGAAACATTCTCTAGTTGGGGGGCGAAAATGAATACTCCCTCATCATGGGAACCAAAAGATTTTTTTCAAACCGGTTTCAGTGAGACTAACTCTTTGAGCTTGTCGGCAGGAAATAGTCGCAATCAAACTTACTTTTCGGCTGCTTCTACCAATGCACGGGGTATCATTCCGCATAATACCTATAATCGTTACAACTTTACGTTGCGTAATACAACTGAGCTGATTAAAGATAAACTAACTCTGGATATGAGCGCATCATATATTATGACTAACAATAATAATATGCTGTCACAGGGGCAATATCATAATCCGCTGGTTCCATTGTATTTATTTCCGCGTGGAGACGATATGAATAAGTATAAGGTCTTTGAGCGTTATAATCCTGAGCTGTATTACGACACTCAGTTCTGGCCTTACAAAGAGCAAGGGCTGGGCATGCAAAATCCGTATTGGATAACTAATCGGGAAAACTTTGCTAATAAGAAATCACGCTACACATTTACGGCTTCTGCTAATTATAAAGTGACGGAGTGGTTGAACATTGTAGGACGTCTGCGCGTGGATAATAGCAATGATACTTATACTCGTAAAATATCAGCTTCTTCAAGCACATTGTTTGCTTCTGAGTTTGGTAACTACATGAATATGAAGACTGAATATAAAAATACGTATGGTGATGTGATGGCTCAAATCAATAAACGTTGGAAGGACTGGGGAATAAACGCTAATGTCGGCGGAAGTTTCACAGATCAGACCAATGAAGTGATTGGATACGAAGGGCATCTTTTGACTGTTCCCAATTTATTCTCTTATTCTAATATAGATCGTAACGGTGCTCAAACCAAACCGATTCAGAGTGGTTATCATGATAATTCACAGGCGGTATTTGCGACATTCCAATTAGCATATAAGAGTTGGGCATTTCTGGACTTGACCGGGCGTAATGACTGGTACTCTTCTCTCGCTTTTACAAAGAATAAGAATAAAGGTTTCTTTTATTATTCTGCGGGTTTGTCAACGGTGATTACAGAAATGGCGGATTTGTCAAAAGCAGGAATTTCATTCTTGAAATTGAGAGCTTCATACAGTGAAGTCGGCAATGCACCTGTACGATATGTAACTTCCGCAACTTATGAGTTGGATGGAGGTAAATTGCAGACATTGCCTAATATCCCGGCTACTTTCCTGAAGCCGGAACGTACGAAAGCTTTTGAACTTGGAGCCAATATACGGATGTTCCATGACCTTCTGAATCTGGATGTGACCTATTATAACACCAATACTTATAATCAGTTCTTTACATTCACAATGCCGCCGAGCAGCGGATACAACCAATACTATGTGAATGCCGGTAAAGTAAATAACTGGGGTATTGAAGCCAGTTTAGGTGTGAAAACCAAATTAGGGCCAGTGAATTGGCGCTCTAATCTCACATTTACGATGAACCGTAATGAGATCAAAGAACTATTGCCGAAAGATATGAGAAATCCGGTCACAGGAGCGTTGATGAATGTGAAAGAAATAGAGCCGTTCAGTCCCCAGGGTAGTTATAAAATGATACTGAAAGAAGGAGGAACGATGAACGATATTTATGTGACAGGATTGGCTATAGACCATCAGGGTAACGTAAAAGTAAATCCGCAGACCGGAGCAATCAGTACGGATCCGTTAACTTGGATTAAAGCAGGTAGCAATGCCCCCCGTTTCAATTGGGGATGGAATAATAGCTTTAGCTATGCAGGTTTCAACTTAGGTTTCTTGATTGACGCCCGCATCGGTGGAGTTGGAGTTTCGGCCACTCAGGCATTGATGGATCGTTTCGGAACATCGACGACTACTGCCATTGCAAGGGATAACGGCGGTGTGATGGTGAACGGCCATATGATGACAGCGAAAGATTACTATTCAGTAGTCGGTTCAGGTTCTACAGGAGCTTTGGCACATTATACATACAGTATGACGAATGTCCGGTTGAGAGAACTCTCTCTGGGCTATACTTTCCCTACCGAATGGTTCAATAACGCGATAAATAATCTGACTGTTTCGTTGATTGGAAAGAATTTGTTCATGTTCCATAATAAGGCCCCGTTCGACCCGGAAATTACTGCTTCTACGGGAACTTATTATCAAGGCTTTGACTACTTTATGCAACCGAGTTTGAGAAGCATAGGATTTAGTGTGAAATTTCAATATTGATGTTAATTAAGGCTTGATAACCATGAAAAATAGATTAAATTGGAAATATGCGATTGGTGCATTGTGTTTTTTGTCTATGATGTACTCATGTACCAGCAATTTTGATGAATATAATACAAATCAGTATGAGGCCACTGACGAGATGTTGGCCGGACTGATTAAGATCGGAGCTTTCTTTCCAACTATGCAGGCTGATGTGGTGCCTACCAGTGATGTAGATGCCAATGAATTTCAGCGTGCACAGAATTTGGCGGGAGATATCCATTCCGGATATATGGCAGCTATTGGTACTTGGAATTACGGGAATAATGCATCGCAGTATAATCTGGCGTATGACCGTTGGAATGATGTGGCTTTTTCTGTAGCTTTCAGGAAGGTGATGCCGGCATGGAAAGAAGTGAAGGACAAAAGCCGTGAAGAATATCCCGAGGTTTTTGCAGTTGCAGAAATCATAAAAGTTGAAGCTATGCATCGCATTACAGATATTTACGGTCCTTTGCCATATTTGAAATTCGGACATGGAGAGATTACCACTCCTTATGATTCTCAGGAAGTGATTTATAAATCTTTCTTCGACGATTTGGACAAGGCGATAACTACGTTGAAGAATTACGTGGCGAATTATCCTTCTTCAAAACCACTGAAAAAATATGACATGATTTATGGCGGTGATTTTGCTAAATGGATTACGTTTGCCAATTCTTTGAAATTGCGTTTGGCTATGCGTTTGGTGTATGTGGAACCGAAGCTGGCCCAGCAATATGCTGAAGAAGCTGTGAAATCGGGAGTTATGCAGACAAATGCAGAAAATGCTTTTTTAAAGTCCAATTTGGGGATTTCTGTATTTAACCCGTTGAAAATATGTTGGGATAGTTATAGCGATATACGAATGGGAGCACTCATGGAGAGTTTCCTGGTCGGATATAATGATACCCGTCTGCCTATGTATTTTCAGGAATCGGCATTAGGCGGTTATCATGGGGCAAGATTGGGAAATAGCATCTATAACAAAACTGCTTACGAAAAACTATCTTCTCCCAATGTGATGGAAAATACTCCGGTACAATGGATGGTTGCGGCAGAGATGTATTTCCTTCGTGCTGAAGGCGCTATCAGAGGTTGGGCGATGAACGGCGACGCAAAAAAACTGTATGAAGATGGTATACGTACTTCTTTCGAACAGTGGAAGGCCTCATTGGGTAGTTATCTGACGAATAGTACGGCTAAGCCGGCAGCCTTCGTTGCAAAAGCCGGTTCGGGCTCTGTCTCGGCTAGCAATTCATTATTGCCTACCATCACGGTTCCTTGGGTCGAGAATGATGATTTTGAAGTAAAGTTGGAGCGGATTCTGACGCAAAAGTGGTTGGCTATATATCCTGACGGACAGGAAGCATGGACTGAATTTCGCCGTACAGGATACCCCAAAGTTTTTCCGGTACTTACAAATAGAAATAGTAGCGTGATTGATACTGAATTACAGGTTCGCCGCTTGCCTTTCCCTCAATCAGAATATGATACGAATGAAGAAGAAGTAAGTAAAGCCATCCAACTTCTTGGAGGAAATGATAATGGTGGAACCAAATTATGGTGGGATAAGAAAGTAAGAAAATGATCTTTTTAATATAGAATAGTTATGAAAAAACTGTTGAAAAATATAGCTGTGGCTTTATTTGCTGTAGTATGCTTTACTGCTTGCGATACGGATATTGAACCACTACAACTTCAGAAGCCTGAGATAAAAACTGAAGAATATTATGCTAATTTGAGAGCTTATAAGAAGAGTGAACACCAACTGGCATTTGGCTGGTTTGGTGGTTGGACTGCTAAAGGAGCCGCTCTATCGAAATACTTGACTTCGGTACCGGATAGTGTCGACTTAATATCTATTTGGGGAGCTTGGTCTAACTTGAACCCCGAGCAGATTGCCGATTTAAGATATGTACAGGAAGTAAAAGGAACTAAAGTGATGTTTACCGTATTTGCTCATGAGATTCCCGAACCATTTGATGTTACAAAAGAAGGAATAGAGGCTTATGCCTCTGCCCTTTGTGATTCTGTTTCCAAGTATGGATATGATGGATTGGATTTGGACTATGAACCGGGATTTGGTGGAAAAGGTCCGTTGGTATCATGGGAGGGGCATATGGATAATATGGAAATTTTTGTAAGAAAGCTTAGTGAACGCTTAGGCCCGGCTTCCGGGACGGGTAAACTGCTGGCTATTGACGGAGTACCTTATCATCTGAATTTAGGTTTGGCGGAATTATTTGACTACGGCATTGTACAGGCATACTATTGCCATTCTTATACGGATTTGCAGGACAGATTTGACAATGCGGACAAGAATGGTTGGAAGCCGAAACAATATATTTTCACCGAAGACTTTGAGAAGAGCTGGAGAACCGGCGGTGAAACGGATTATAAAGATGAGGAGGGGAATGTTATGGCTTCACTGATCGGAATGGCACGTTTCCATCCTACTCAAGGGAAGAAAGGAGGATGTGGCTCTTATCATATGGAGTATGAGTATAATCATACGGACGAGGAATATAAGTTTCTCCGTCAGGCTATTCAGATTATGAATCCTGCGGCTCATTAATTTTTCAATGAAAGGAATAATATTATGAAAATGAAATTATTGATTATAGCAGCTATTGTCGCTTTGTTTACAGGTTGCAAGAATGAAGAAGATTTTCGAGATGTGATATATTTTACGGGAACCGAAACAACTCCTACGACTAAATATTCGATAGATGGTCCGTCGGATATTGGTATTAGCATTTCAGCTTCTTGTAAAGTGAAGAATGATGTGACGGCTCAAGTGCAAGTGAGGCCGGAACTAGTTGAGTCTTATAATAAGGAGTACGCCAAAAATTATAAGCCTCTACCCAAAGGGTGTTATCAATTATCTGCTACATCATTAGTGCTTGCAGAAGGTAAGTATGTTTCCAACCCATTGCGTCTGTCCATTACTTCTGTGGAGGATTTTGAAGAAGGTGTGACTTATTGTCTACCGATTTCTATTGTAAGCGTAGAAGGCGGGTTGCCGGTATTGGAAAGCTCAAGAACTGTATATGCTGTTATTAATCAGACTATCATTACTTATGCTACCGATTTTGGTGGAAGTGGATATTTTGCTGTACCATTTTCAGATGACGAGAGTCTGCAATCTGTACCTCAGGTTACTATGGAAGCCCGAGTCTATGTGAAAGAATTTAAGGGGAGTAATCCGTTTATTAGTTCTATTATGGGTATTGAAGAGAATTTCCTTTTGAGATTTGGTGATGTGAATATTGATAAGAACCAGATTCAGTTGGCAGGTGGAAAATTCCCTGTTACAGGTACTTTACAATTCGAAACGAATAAATGGTATCACGTGGCTGTAACCTATGATGGGGCACAGATCAAATTATATATCAATGGAGAGTTGAATGCTACGACTGATGCTCCTCGTGGTCCGATAGATTTGGCTGCTTCCAAGGGATTTTATGTTGGATACTCTGCAGGCGGTCGCCAATTGAAGGGTGCCGTCAGTGAGGTGCGTGTATGGACAAAAGCTCTAAGTGAGGCTGATATTGCTAATAATATCTGCTATGTAGATCCTACATCCGACGGTCTTCTCGCTTATTGGAGATGTAATGAGGGCACCGGAAAAGCAATAAAAGACTGGTCGGGCAATGGTTGGGACGTAACTGTTACCGGAAGCGTGTCGTGGACGGAAGGAGTACGTTGTCCTGATAATTAAGTATGTTATAAATAGAATGTATTGCTAATTAAAAAAAGGGGAATTGCCGTTGCCGGCAGTTTCCCTTTTTTAACCATGCAATAAGTGCTTATGCAGGTTTAACCCCTGTCTTGTTCGGACTGTAAATACTTGTAGATAAAGACGCCTATTATGTTGTAAGGATGGAAGCACAAACTTCCAAAAAATGAAACGAAAGGAGAATAACTTTAGAGCAAGTACATTTGATAGAACATATGTTTTGATAGGTTTATGGCTGTTTTAAGCCTGTTTTTGCGTATCCGGGATAGTATATACTATCCCGGATACGCAAAAACAAGATGTTTTTTTTATTGTCCCATTATTTGTTTTTTCCGTTTAAACAATCTACATTTGACTCCTATATAAATAATAATAACCTAAAATCTAAGATGAACTACCTGGACGAACAAGAAAGAAAAAAGAAATTCGAACGATTTTTTATTGTTACTTTCCCGAAAGTCAAGGCTTTTGCGTGGAAGATTCTAAAATCGGAAGATGATGCGGAAGACATCGCGCAGGATGTGTTTGTCAAATTATGGGATAATCCGGAGATTTGGGAAAAACAAGATACATGGAATAGTTATATTTATACGATGGTGCGTAATCACATCTATAATTTCATAAAACATAAATCTGTCGAGTTCAACTATCAGGAGCAATTGGCACAGGAAGATTCTCCATCTTTCGAGACAGATATTCATGACGAACTGTACGCAAAAGAAATCGAACTATTATTAAAATTGGCATTGGACAGCATGCCGGAACAGCGAAAAAAAGTTTTTATTATGAGTCGGAAGGAAGGACTGAGTAATCAGGAAATAGCTGATAATCTGCAACTTTCAGTCCGTACAGTGGAGCGCCATATCTATTTGGCACTGCAAGAACTAAAAAAAGTCATATTAATTGCATTTTTTTTGTATTTCGGTTGAGTAGTCTCTTTTAGCTAGTTGTCTATATTATATAAGCAATAAAAAATGAAGGATTATATTCAAAGAATTATTAGTGCATTTACAGCTTCCCGGCACAATGAGATACTGACCAAAGAAGTTCATCAATGGTTAGTGGATGAGAAGCATGCGGATGAAAAAGATGCTGCACTGCATACGTTATGGGAGGAAACAGAGGGAAAAATCAACACAGACACATGGAACTCCCTTTCTGAAGTATATGATAAAGTAGGTGTAAACGAACAAAAGAAAACGCGAGGGTTCCGAATACGGGTATGGCAATATACGGCTGCCGCGGTTGTGATTTTCGCAATCTCGATTTCCGGGACGTTCTTCTTGACAAAGAATAAATATTCGGAAGCAGCCATGGTAGAGAACTTTACTTCTGCCGGCAATATGAATGTAATTGAACTGCCCGATGGGAGTAAAGTACAGACAAACTCGGGGACTTTACTGCTCTACCCGGAAATATTCAAAGGAGATACACGTACCGTATATCTGATAGGGGAAGCAAATTTCCGGGTGATGAAGAATCCTGATAAACCCTTTATCGTGAAGTCGGGTATAGTATCTGTCACAGCTTTAGGTACAGAATTTAATGTGGCAGCATACCCGGAGACTAATGAGATAATAGCAACATTGCTGACTGGTAAAATAAAAGTAGACTGTAATGGGGGGAAGAATAGCTATATATTGAACCCCGGAGAACAGATTGTTTATCAGAATACTACATCCCAAAGCTATCTTGCCAATGCGAATATGGAGGATGTGACTGCCTGGCAGAAAGGATTGTTTGTATTTAGAGGAAAAACAATGAAAGAGATTCTGTTTACTTTAGAACGACGGTTTAATGTTACTTTCCAATGTAATATAAGTAGTTTCAGTAATGATAAATATAACTTCAGTTTCCGACAGAATGCCAGCATCGAAGAAATAATGAATGTTATGGGAGAGATAGTGGGAGGATTTAACTATAAAATAGAAGGAAATGTATGCTATATAAAAAATAAGAAATAATGAATTGAAATAATATATTGTTTAACCTTATAAACACTACCATCATGAAAAAAAGTATCCGGAAAAAGGATGCCGCCTGATTCCGGATATGAAATGTCTTTTTAGTATTAAAGCCAATAGCTTAATTTTTGACGAATATAATATTATGAGTTTAACACTAAAAACGCTACGAAGATATGAATTTATATCTATTAAAAGCTAAATGTATAACATTTTTTTGCTGTTTGTTATTCATGCAGACAGCTCTATTTGCCCAAGGCAATGTGAGGATAAACCTGAAAGGGAATGAAATTACATTACGGGAGGCTCTGACGGAGATTGAAAAACAATCTAAAATGTCCGTTGCTTACAATGAATCACAATTGGGAAGCAATAAACGTATCTCGCTGAATATCAATAATCAAACTTTAGAACAAGCTCTTGATGCTATCTTGAAAGGAACAGGATTTGGTTATAAACTGAAGGGTGGTTACATCATGATAACTCCTGTCAAACAAGACACTCCGGTGGCTAAGCAGATCAGAGGTAAAGTGGTTGACGAACAAGGCGAAGCGCTGATTGGGGTGAATGTTTCCGTTGACGGAACAGACGCAGGTACTATAACTAATATTGACGGGGAGTTTTCGATACAGGCATTTAAGAATGCTACTTTGAAGATTTCCTATATAGGTTATGCTACTCAGAGCATCAAAGTTCAGGATAGGGATATTTATAACATAACATTAATTCCCGATACGAAAGTTCTTGATGAAGTTGTTGTAACAGCATTGGGTATTAAACGTGCTGAAAAGGCTTTGAGTTACAATGTACAACAAGTGAAGAGCGATGAACTGACTACTGTGAAAAGCGCCAACTTTATGAACGCGCTTGTCGGAAAGGTAGCCGGAGCAACAATCAATACAAGTGCATCCGGTCCCGGTGGAGCCGTAAAGGTGGTTATGCGTGGTGCCAAGTCCATCTCTCAAAGTAACAATGCACTTTATGTGATTGATGGTATTCCTATGTATAATTCGAGTGTGAATAATGATGTCAGCGAAGGAGCGTTATCCGTACAACCGGGTAGTGAATCTGCGGCAGACATTAATCCGGATGACATCGAAAGTATGACTTTGCTGACCGGTCCGTCGGCGGCTGCCCTTTACGGATATGAAGGAGCCAATGGAGTTGTGCTGATCACTACGAAGAAAGGGCGTGCGGA
The DNA window shown above is from Bacteroides faecium and carries:
- a CDS encoding DUF1735 and LamG domain-containing protein; translated protein: MKMKLLIIAAIVALFTGCKNEEDFRDVIYFTGTETTPTTKYSIDGPSDIGISISASCKVKNDVTAQVQVRPELVESYNKEYAKNYKPLPKGCYQLSATSLVLAEGKYVSNPLRLSITSVEDFEEGVTYCLPISIVSVEGGLPVLESSRTVYAVINQTIITYATDFGGSGYFAVPFSDDESLQSVPQVTMEARVYVKEFKGSNPFISSIMGIEENFLLRFGDVNIDKNQIQLAGGKFPVTGTLQFETNKWYHVAVTYDGAQIKLYINGELNATTDAPRGPIDLAASKGFYVGYSAGGRQLKGAVSEVRVWTKALSEADIANNICYVDPTSDGLLAYWRCNEGTGKAIKDWSGNGWDVTVTGSVSWTEGVRCPDN
- a CDS encoding FecR family protein; protein product: MKDYIQRIISAFTASRHNEILTKEVHQWLVDEKHADEKDAALHTLWEETEGKINTDTWNSLSEVYDKVGVNEQKKTRGFRIRVWQYTAAAVVIFAISISGTFFLTKNKYSEAAMVENFTSAGNMNVIELPDGSKVQTNSGTLLLYPEIFKGDTRTVYLIGEANFRVMKNPDKPFIVKSGIVSVTALGTEFNVAAYPETNEIIATLLTGKIKVDCNGGKNSYILNPGEQIVYQNTTSQSYLANANMEDVTAWQKGLFVFRGKTMKEILFTLERRFNVTFQCNISSFSNDKYNFSFRQNASIEEIMNVMGEIVGGFNYKIEGNVCYIKNKK
- a CDS encoding RNA polymerase sigma-70 factor → MNYLDEQERKKKFERFFIVTFPKVKAFAWKILKSEDDAEDIAQDVFVKLWDNPEIWEKQDTWNSYIYTMVRNHIYNFIKHKSVEFNYQEQLAQEDSPSFETDIHDELYAKEIELLLKLALDSMPEQRKKVFIMSRKEGLSNQEIADNLQLSVRTVERHIYLALQELKKVILIAFFLYFG